One segment of Candidatus Hydrogenedentota bacterium DNA contains the following:
- a CDS encoding dihydroorotase gives MSLVIKNGHLIEPTAKISEPMDIRIEGKFVEKFGKNLSGDEVIDATGCVVCPGLVDIHVHFREPGFESKETIETGSRAAARGGFTSVVTMANTRPVIDNAGMVEFVNRRARETSLIKIYPAATATKGMEGLEMTEMAELKAVGAVAVTDDGKDIPSSWVMRRVLEYANMVGLTYLAHCEDESLMEGGAMNEGYNATRLGIPGLPKAMEEIRIDRNIRLAALTGAKIHIQHVTTAGGVEIVRQAKAKGIRVTCESAPHYWTLTDDAVVGFGTNAKMNPPLREAEDVAAIKAGIADGTIDCIATDHAPHTPTEKDVEFQLAPFGIVGLETSLALTITGLVDTGVITLERAIELMTSAPARILDLKYMQFEAGVLCEGNYADICIFDPRAEWTVDPNEFHSLSRNTPFTGMTLRGLVKKTIWRGNVVYSA, from the coding sequence ATGAGTCTGGTCATTAAGAACGGTCATTTGATCGAACCCACGGCGAAGATTTCCGAGCCGATGGACATCCGCATCGAGGGGAAGTTCGTCGAGAAGTTCGGCAAGAATCTCTCCGGCGATGAAGTCATCGACGCGACGGGCTGCGTGGTGTGTCCCGGACTCGTAGACATTCACGTGCATTTCCGCGAGCCGGGATTTGAGTCGAAGGAGACGATCGAGACGGGTAGCCGCGCCGCGGCGCGCGGCGGGTTTACGTCGGTCGTGACGATGGCAAACACGCGGCCCGTGATCGACAACGCGGGCATGGTCGAGTTTGTAAACCGGCGCGCTCGGGAAACGTCGCTGATCAAGATCTATCCGGCGGCGACGGCGACGAAGGGCATGGAAGGTCTCGAAATGACCGAGATGGCCGAGTTGAAGGCCGTTGGCGCGGTAGCGGTAACGGACGACGGCAAGGACATCCCGAGCAGTTGGGTGATGCGGCGCGTACTCGAGTACGCGAACATGGTCGGGCTGACGTATCTCGCGCACTGCGAGGACGAGTCGCTGATGGAAGGCGGCGCGATGAACGAGGGCTACAACGCGACCCGCCTTGGCATTCCCGGGTTACCAAAAGCAATGGAAGAAATCCGAATCGATCGCAACATCCGGCTCGCGGCGTTGACCGGCGCCAAGATTCACATTCAACACGTCACTACCGCGGGCGGCGTCGAGATTGTGCGCCAGGCAAAAGCGAAAGGCATTCGCGTGACGTGCGAGAGTGCGCCGCATTATTGGACCTTGACGGACGACGCAGTCGTCGGGTTTGGCACGAACGCAAAGATGAACCCGCCGTTGCGCGAGGCGGAAGACGTTGCAGCGATCAAGGCGGGCATCGCCGACGGTACGATCGATTGCATCGCGACGGACCACGCGCCGCACACGCCGACGGAGAAAGATGTCGAGTTTCAGTTGGCGCCGTTCGGAATCGTCGGACTCGAGACCTCGCTTGCCCTCACCATTACCGGCCTCGTCGATACCGGCGTCATTACGCTCGAGCGCGCGATCGAACTGATGACCAGCGCGCCGGCGCGCATCCTCGATTTGAAATACATGCAGTTCGAAGCCGGCGTCCTGTGCGAAGGCAACTACGCGGACATCTGCATCTTCGATCCAAGGGCCGAGTGGACCGTCGATCCGAACGAGTTCCACTCGCTCAGCCGCAACACACCCTTCACGGGAATGACGCTTCGCGGGCTTGTCAAGAAAACCATCTGGCGCGGCAACGTCGTGTACAGCGCGTAG